The Gemmatimonadales bacterium genomic sequence AAAGCCGGGGCCCCGGGGACCTCGGCCGTGCCACTCTCCCCCTCGACCGCAAAGCCGTGGTTCTGGGAGGTGATGAGCACCCGGCCGGTCGCCAGCTCGCGGACGGGGTGGTTGCCGCCGCGGTGCCCGTAGGGGAGCTTGACCGTGCGGGCGCCGAAGGCGAGGCCCAAGAGCTGATGCCCGAGGCAGATACCGAAGACGGGGGTTCCGCTGGCGGCCAGGTCGCGGAGAATCGGCGGGCTGTAGGCGACGGCCGCCGGGTCGCCCGGGCCGTTGGAGAGGAAGATCCCGTCCGGCTTCCGCTCGAGGACCGCCGCCGCCGGCGTGTGGCTCGGGACGATCGTCACCTGGCAGCCGGCGGCCACGAGCAGCCGCACGATGTTCTGCTTCATCCCGTAGTCGTAGGCGACCACCTTGAAGCGCGCGTCGTCCGGGCCCACGGTGTCCCACGCCTCGCGCGTGACGCGGGACGCCAGGTCCAGGCCCTCCATCCGCGGCGAAGCGGCGAGGACCCGGCGGGCCTCCTCCGACGGCTCGTCGCCGGTCGCGACCACGCCCTGCATCGCGCCCTTTTCCCTGATGTGCCGTGTCAGGCGCCGGGTGTCGATCTCCGAGACGATGGGGATGTCGAATCCGCCGAGCCAGTCGCCCAGCCGGCCGCTGGAGCGCCAGGACGACGCCACGCGCGACAGCTCGCGCACGACGACGCCGGCCACCCTCGGCCGCGGCGATTCGAGATCCTCCTGGTTGATGCCGTAGTTCCCGATCATCGGGGCGGTCATCGTCACGATCTGGCCGGCGTACGACGGGTCGGTGAAGACCTCTTGGTAGCCGCTCAGGTTGGTGGTGAAGACCACCTCGGCCGCCTGGGCGTCAAACGGGGCGCTCGTCGCGCCCCGATAGCAGGTGTCGTCTTCGAGCAGGAGGTACGCCGGCAGCAACCGCTCGCTCACAGCCTCAACGTGCCGGCGGAGACCGACCGGCCGCTGCAGCGTCGGTCGCGCCGCCCGCACGATCCCGAGCGATGGAGGAGTGTCACCGTGCCGGCGTCGTGGACTTGGCCGGGGCCTTCTGGGCGCCCAGCGGCGGGGCCGGCGCGGGCGTGGTCGCGGAGCTGCTCTCGAGCG encodes the following:
- the carA gene encoding glutamine-hydrolyzing carbamoyl-phosphate synthase small subunit; translated protein: MSERLLPAYLLLEDDTCYRGATSAPFDAQAAEVVFTTNLSGYQEVFTDPSYAGQIVTMTAPMIGNYGINQEDLESPRPRVAGVVVRELSRVASSWRSSGRLGDWLGGFDIPIVSEIDTRRLTRHIREKGAMQGVVATGDEPSEEARRVLAASPRMEGLDLASRVTREAWDTVGPDDARFKVVAYDYGMKQNIVRLLVAAGCQVTIVPSHTPAAAVLERKPDGIFLSNGPGDPAAVAYSPPILRDLAASGTPVFGICLGHQLLGLAFGARTVKLPYGHRGGNHPVRELATGRVLITSQNHGFAVEGESGTAEVPGAPALEVTHRNLNDHTVEGVRHRELPIFAVQYHPEASPGPHDARHHFAEFVRLMSSTP